In a single window of the Terriglobus roseus genome:
- a CDS encoding PstS family phosphate ABC transporter substrate-binding protein produces MFRSLFRVLAVCGLSSVAVAQSGIPAYTPTPVTVPNTASYLTRDGKIQIVGNDGWEDMMAKFDALFIQTHPGFKRELLPVMKGSSVAIPALQTGVSAMAPMARAMWEDDRFAFNRLRGYDPVDIHIGYAAFGPRDGRKSPPGIYVNAKNPIGGLTIEQVRQILTEGAKGGSITRWSQLGLKGPWAKRAIHIYGLDEGSGGTLAFRSQFLEDRTFARTYEALPKAADIGEAIADDPYGIALMGFFDASKLPSVRPLPVATTPGTPFLLPTYENVSNENVAFPAYLHVYIDREPGKPLDPFVKEYIRMLLSESGQAIIASQRDTDEGYVPLSPDKIGTELSKLD; encoded by the coding sequence ATGTTCCGTTCTTTATTTCGAGTTCTTGCCGTGTGCGGCCTGTCGAGTGTCGCAGTCGCCCAAAGTGGCATCCCGGCCTACACGCCGACGCCGGTGACGGTGCCGAATACTGCGTCCTATCTCACCCGCGATGGGAAGATCCAGATCGTGGGCAATGACGGATGGGAAGACATGATGGCAAAGTTTGATGCACTCTTCATCCAGACACACCCTGGTTTCAAACGTGAGTTGCTTCCCGTGATGAAGGGCAGCTCGGTTGCAATCCCTGCCTTGCAGACGGGCGTCTCCGCGATGGCGCCCATGGCACGTGCCATGTGGGAAGACGATCGTTTCGCCTTTAATCGGTTGCGCGGTTATGACCCCGTTGATATTCACATTGGCTATGCAGCCTTCGGCCCGCGCGACGGACGTAAGAGCCCTCCGGGCATCTATGTGAATGCAAAAAATCCGATTGGCGGACTCACGATCGAACAGGTGCGTCAGATTCTTACGGAAGGCGCGAAAGGTGGATCGATCACACGTTGGTCACAGCTTGGGTTGAAGGGACCGTGGGCCAAGCGTGCCATCCACATCTACGGCCTGGATGAAGGAAGCGGCGGCACACTGGCGTTCCGTTCGCAGTTTCTGGAAGACCGGACGTTTGCGCGAACCTACGAGGCGCTTCCAAAGGCAGCAGATATCGGAGAAGCCATTGCGGACGATCCCTACGGAATCGCGCTGATGGGTTTCTTCGATGCATCAAAGCTGCCTTCGGTTCGTCCGCTGCCGGTGGCAACAACACCAGGCACACCGTTCTTACTGCCGACTTACGAGAATGTCTCCAACGAAAATGTGGCATTCCCGGCCTATTTGCACGTTTATATCGACCGCGAACCAGGCAAGCCGTTGGACCCCTTTGTGAAGGAATACATTCGTATGCTTCTCTCCGAAAGCGGACAGGCCATCATCGCATCGCAGAGGGATACCGACGAAGGCTACGTCCCTCTCAGTCCCGACAAGATTGGCACGGAACTGAGCAAGCTCGACTGA
- a CDS encoding TonB-dependent receptor, translating into MRTFRSRAMGMALAASALAATHATAQTASSSVVCGGAMTPVELAVTDAQGASISGAHIAMTCGSVVKSATTNESGVVVVEVPAGSYVMHTEAEGFQAQEKTIHVLASVAASHFDVAMAVRSNAETVTVSTSNGSLVAASDIGTRTETLLRDVPQSLQIVSRQVLDQQQARSMNDVLRNVAGVVIPWTSGGRYESITIRGFTTMNQFKDGFRNDPSSNRAPLELSNVERVEVLKGPSSMVFGRLDPSGVVNVVTRAPSPNRAFNASYTSGSFRYNQLNLDFTGAFNKTQSLLYRFTVSGLDTKSFRNYAFTQKAFIAPVLTWVVNPTMSVRFYSEFLIQNSVNDQGLIAVGTRPANVPISTYLNDPKLIAPDRQGKVGISVDKTIGSHWVLRSYERSSVGVSIYNSRVAQSLSTKDNRTITLNDSTSEQNFQTHYWVNEAVGRIRTGPIGHTILGGFELDREINPNYAKARPAALGAVTLDLYNPNYAALPTRVLGPDISNNADGSYGGFYLQDQIELRKNLKLTLGTRYDIAKTITDTYFSARGAYVPHVSGRNTAWSPRTGIVYQPIERISLYATYAKSFQPQIGTTFDSTPYKPTRGELMETGIRFTNPSQRYVSTISAFQIKQTNVLTADPVHTGYSIAVGEQRSKGIESDNTFQLTRDWNIIAGYAYNIPQVTQDNTIRVGNLLAGAPRHTGNFWTHYTMSNGGLKGLGVGAGVFGSGRRYGDANNTYLTPGYARVDTNLSYSRTLHDASRLNVNFNVQNVGDRRYFEGGSTRVRVAPGAPRTIIGSITWTR; encoded by the coding sequence ATGCGAACATTTCGATCAAGGGCCATGGGGATGGCCCTGGCTGCCAGTGCTCTGGCCGCGACGCACGCTACTGCGCAAACCGCATCGTCTTCTGTGGTTTGCGGTGGGGCAATGACGCCCGTGGAACTTGCCGTCACCGATGCGCAGGGAGCCTCAATCTCCGGTGCCCACATCGCGATGACCTGCGGCTCCGTGGTCAAGAGCGCAACCACCAACGAGAGTGGTGTTGTTGTGGTGGAAGTGCCCGCGGGATCGTATGTGATGCATACCGAAGCAGAGGGATTTCAGGCGCAGGAGAAGACGATCCACGTCTTGGCTTCAGTGGCTGCGTCGCACTTCGATGTTGCCATGGCGGTGCGATCCAACGCAGAGACGGTGACAGTGTCCACCTCGAATGGTTCCCTCGTTGCCGCCAGCGACATCGGCACGCGTACAGAGACCTTGCTGCGGGACGTACCGCAGTCCTTGCAGATTGTCTCGCGACAGGTCCTGGATCAGCAGCAGGCACGCAGTATGAACGACGTGCTTCGCAATGTTGCCGGTGTGGTCATCCCTTGGACGTCGGGCGGGCGCTACGAGAGCATCACGATTCGTGGCTTTACGACAATGAACCAGTTCAAGGACGGCTTCCGTAATGATCCCAGCTCAAACCGTGCGCCGTTGGAGTTGAGCAACGTCGAGCGTGTGGAAGTGCTCAAGGGACCGTCATCGATGGTGTTCGGCCGACTTGATCCGAGTGGCGTGGTGAATGTTGTTACTCGTGCTCCAAGTCCTAATCGTGCCTTCAATGCCAGCTATACCAGTGGCAGCTTCCGTTATAACCAGCTCAACCTGGATTTCACCGGCGCTTTCAATAAGACCCAGTCGTTGCTCTATCGCTTTACGGTGTCCGGGTTGGATACGAAGAGCTTCCGCAACTATGCGTTCACCCAGAAGGCGTTCATCGCCCCAGTGTTGACGTGGGTTGTGAATCCGACGATGTCTGTGCGTTTCTATAGCGAGTTCCTGATTCAGAATTCGGTGAACGACCAGGGCCTCATCGCAGTCGGAACCCGCCCAGCGAACGTACCGATCAGCACTTACCTGAACGACCCCAAGCTGATTGCTCCCGATCGCCAGGGGAAGGTGGGCATCAGTGTCGACAAGACGATCGGCAGCCATTGGGTTCTTCGCAGTTACGAGCGCAGTTCCGTCGGCGTCTCGATCTACAACTCGCGTGTCGCGCAATCGCTGTCGACCAAGGACAACCGCACGATCACGCTGAACGACTCGACCTCAGAGCAGAACTTCCAGACGCACTACTGGGTCAACGAGGCTGTTGGACGGATTCGCACTGGTCCGATCGGGCATACGATTCTTGGCGGGTTTGAGCTTGACCGTGAGATCAACCCGAACTATGCGAAGGCCAGGCCGGCAGCACTTGGTGCGGTCACCCTGGATCTTTACAACCCGAACTATGCGGCGCTGCCGACACGTGTTCTGGGCCCGGACATTTCGAACAACGCCGATGGCTCCTATGGCGGCTTCTATCTTCAGGACCAGATTGAGCTGCGGAAGAATCTGAAGCTCACGCTGGGAACGCGGTATGACATCGCCAAGACGATCACGGATACCTACTTCAGCGCCCGCGGGGCGTATGTTCCCCATGTGTCCGGCCGCAACACGGCATGGTCGCCTCGTACGGGCATCGTGTATCAACCGATCGAACGCATCTCGCTGTATGCGACCTATGCGAAGTCATTCCAGCCCCAGATCGGTACGACTTTCGACAGCACTCCTTACAAGCCCACGCGAGGCGAGTTGATGGAGACGGGGATCCGCTTCACGAATCCTTCGCAGCGATACGTTTCCACCATCTCCGCTTTTCAGATCAAGCAGACCAACGTTCTTACCGCAGACCCGGTCCATACCGGTTACTCCATTGCCGTGGGAGAGCAGCGCAGCAAAGGCATCGAGTCGGACAACACGTTCCAACTGACGCGTGACTGGAACATCATTGCCGGGTACGCCTACAACATTCCGCAGGTCACGCAGGACAACACGATTCGCGTTGGCAATCTTCTCGCGGGTGCACCGCGACACACAGGGAACTTCTGGACGCACTACACCATGTCGAACGGTGGGTTGAAGGGGCTCGGTGTTGGCGCTGGCGTGTTTGGCTCCGGCCGCCGCTACGGTGACGCAAACAACACGTACCTGACACCGGGGTATGCGCGTGTGGATACCAACCTCTCGTACTCTCGCACGCTGCATGATGCGAGCCGCCTCAACGTCAACTTCAACGTGCAGAACGTGGGCGATCGCCGCTACTTCGAAGGCGGCAGCACGCGCGTGCGCGTTGCTCCGGGCGCACCCCGCACCATCATCGGCTCCATCACCTGGACGCGCTAG
- a CDS encoding cupin-like domain-containing protein, giving the protein MPRLAALDVLDSLSDEAFSKEYAARSVPFLLRLGALKFSEAEILGLLQEAYGDQTVTVRFGNMADPGSYLNRREEGMPLRNFIGEHFMQVNDAGTAYAAGTVIPVEMARDLGVPFPMFYPEYFLNEPRMWMGKRGTVTALHKDIPDNFSFAYFGAKEWLLYPPADFPYLYMIHPQPNALPDFGVSMVNAKSPDATRFPEFSKAKSISITQRAGDLLYVPAGWSHFVENHEDSLMINFWLRRGRSPAVLGRDR; this is encoded by the coding sequence ATGCCTCGCCTCGCCGCCCTGGACGTTCTTGATTCTCTGAGTGACGAGGCATTTTCGAAAGAGTATGCAGCGCGCTCCGTGCCTTTTCTACTGCGGCTGGGCGCGTTAAAGTTCTCTGAAGCGGAGATCTTAGGTCTGCTGCAAGAGGCCTACGGCGATCAGACCGTGACCGTCCGTTTCGGCAATATGGCAGATCCAGGTAGCTATCTGAATCGCCGCGAAGAAGGGATGCCCCTAAGAAATTTCATTGGGGAACACTTCATGCAGGTAAACGATGCCGGGACGGCCTATGCCGCCGGCACCGTGATCCCCGTCGAGATGGCGCGCGATCTCGGGGTACCTTTTCCGATGTTCTACCCTGAATATTTTCTCAATGAGCCACGGATGTGGATGGGTAAGAGGGGAACGGTGACCGCCCTGCACAAGGACATCCCGGACAACTTCTCGTTTGCCTACTTCGGTGCCAAAGAATGGCTCCTCTATCCGCCAGCCGATTTTCCTTATCTCTACATGATTCATCCGCAACCGAATGCACTTCCAGACTTCGGGGTCAGCATGGTTAACGCAAAGTCTCCGGATGCGACGCGCTTCCCGGAGTTCTCGAAGGCTAAATCGATCTCCATCACGCAGCGTGCGGGCGATCTGCTCTATGTGCCTGCGGGGTGGAGTCATTTCGTGGAGAATCACGAAGACTCTCTGATGATCAATTTCTGGCTAAGACGCGGAAGATCCCCTGCGGTGTTAGGCAGGGACCGATGA
- a CDS encoding PepSY-associated TM helix domain-containing protein produces the protein MTARRVLFWLHLTTGIIVGSVVAFLAVTGCILAFQPQIIGWSEHRLRTSTAQTQTCTAPSEILTTTAGLGYGQPLSWTSYANPHRPDEIAFPKGRLLLVDACSGRLLDTNAGRLRGFFDEVHDLHRYVALVGTRNEGLRSIKNACVLAFVFLLLSGLILWLPRQWTWKHTRVGLVPKWKGFGRASEWSLHTVAGFWLFLPLVTISLTGLIMAYAWANGLLYRAAGDTLPSVRAERELKTSEVLPVSRYKELDPLIAKAAMQDPSWTSLTLRVPLAKGKDIAFSIDEGEGGDPRTKSQLTLARKSAEVLKWAHYQDNTRGRRWRLLAHFIHTGELFGLTGQMVAFFTALGALLLVVTGFSLSIRRWLAWRSRKRRAVRTAHRAPDAVAV, from the coding sequence GTGACCGCTCGCCGCGTTCTGTTTTGGCTGCACCTGACCACTGGAATAATCGTGGGTTCCGTGGTGGCTTTTCTTGCTGTAACGGGCTGCATCCTGGCCTTTCAGCCGCAGATCATTGGCTGGTCGGAGCACAGGCTGAGGACGTCTACGGCACAAACGCAGACATGCACTGCTCCATCCGAGATACTGACGACGACGGCCGGCCTTGGCTATGGTCAGCCGCTTTCCTGGACGTCCTATGCGAATCCGCATCGACCGGACGAGATCGCTTTCCCCAAGGGACGGCTTCTTCTGGTGGACGCATGCAGCGGGCGTTTGCTGGATACGAACGCGGGACGGTTGCGCGGGTTCTTTGATGAAGTGCATGATCTCCATCGCTATGTCGCGTTGGTAGGAACGCGTAACGAGGGACTGCGGTCGATCAAGAATGCGTGTGTTCTTGCTTTTGTCTTCCTGTTGCTGAGCGGCCTGATCCTGTGGCTGCCCCGGCAGTGGACATGGAAGCATACCCGCGTGGGCCTGGTGCCCAAGTGGAAGGGATTCGGCCGTGCGTCGGAATGGAGTCTGCACACCGTTGCCGGGTTCTGGCTGTTCCTGCCCCTTGTGACGATCTCGCTGACCGGGCTGATCATGGCCTATGCATGGGCCAACGGCCTGCTGTATCGCGCGGCGGGAGATACGCTGCCTTCAGTACGAGCGGAGCGTGAACTGAAGACAAGCGAAGTTCTGCCCGTCTCGCGCTACAAGGAACTCGATCCACTGATTGCAAAAGCGGCGATGCAAGACCCCTCGTGGACGAGCCTGACGTTGCGTGTCCCCCTGGCGAAGGGCAAGGACATTGCCTTCTCCATCGATGAGGGCGAGGGCGGCGATCCTCGCACCAAATCGCAACTTACGCTGGCACGCAAGTCTGCAGAAGTCCTGAAATGGGCGCACTACCAGGACAATACGCGGGGACGCAGATGGAGGCTTCTTGCCCACTTCATCCACACGGGCGAGCTGTTCGGTCTTACAGGCCAGATGGTTGCGTTTTTTACTGCGCTTGGAGCCTTGCTACTTGTCGTTACAGGATTTTCGCTTTCCATCCGCCGTTGGCTGGCATGGCGAAGCCGTAAGAGACGTGCCGTGAGAACGGCACACAGAGCGCCGGACGCAGTAGCGGTCTAA
- a CDS encoding RDD family protein: MSSGNPFPGLRPFREGEEYLFFGRESQVDRMIDKLAATRFLAVVGTSGSGKSSLVSCGLKPALNRGLMAVAAETWHMVQFRPGASPLTSLAEAWAESLPLTEEELQPGCPSLVDMTEATLQMSSLGLLHLYEESHFPTGTSLLLVVDQFEEIFRYGAAANRSADTFGVTQETSAFVKLLIEAHAQRELPVYVVITMRSDFLGECSQFEGLPEAINEGQYLVPRMTRDERRDAIQGPIEVFGAEISPVLLTRLVNDVGGNPDQLSLLQHAVHRTWERWRASGGTSGPLLLEHYEAVGTMAGALDRHAEEAFKDLSEIQQKLCARIFRALTDTGTDSRGIRRPMPLRTLCAVCGSAEAEVLRVVDLMRSAHYSFLMPPPMQAVRQDTVIDITHEILMRVWLRLKDWAEDESRSAAIYRRLVESAALHKAHREALLGDPGLQASLDWYDQQQPNAAWARLYCPGFESAMQFLRLSKEERDAAEVQRDFQHRWQTVSTVLASLMAVLYLLALYRVFLTFKSIEEALNQDPANLLHHHRVLSFISYISEKLRQSLNIDPGPAAILNALLLFFVVTVVCFGSFLLVDAICKNAARRLFTPRMLHRRLIASQFEGSNASQPLTLPLQTCTTAEPVRPAGFWLRFISDLMDSVFLTVLGGFCVMTTSVVAAVAHVSSNASSNIVIIATIGFCCTCWLYPVLCIIGPARGTLGDVLCGLAVVRKDYRRCGFWRALGRTVTKTVLLSVFSGVLLAAIVLRENKSHPVTARFLLYSFLLGSLSYLFIVVFRRKRSLADRIMGTTVLRRRRRYADEVAA, encoded by the coding sequence GTGAGTTCAGGAAATCCCTTTCCAGGTCTACGCCCCTTCCGTGAGGGAGAAGAGTATCTGTTCTTCGGCCGCGAGAGCCAGGTCGATCGCATGATCGACAAACTCGCCGCGACGCGATTTCTGGCGGTCGTGGGCACCTCTGGAAGCGGCAAATCATCGCTTGTCAGTTGCGGTCTCAAGCCTGCCCTCAATCGAGGCCTCATGGCTGTAGCAGCTGAAACGTGGCACATGGTTCAGTTCCGCCCGGGCGCGTCGCCGCTCACCTCGTTGGCGGAGGCATGGGCCGAGAGCCTTCCCCTCACCGAGGAAGAACTGCAACCCGGCTGCCCCTCACTCGTGGACATGACCGAAGCAACACTCCAGATGAGCAGCCTTGGTCTCCTCCACCTCTACGAGGAGTCTCACTTTCCCACAGGTACCAGCCTGCTGCTCGTCGTGGACCAGTTCGAGGAGATCTTTCGTTACGGCGCTGCCGCGAATCGATCCGCCGATACCTTCGGCGTGACGCAGGAGACATCGGCCTTCGTCAAGCTGCTGATCGAAGCGCATGCTCAGCGCGAACTGCCTGTCTATGTCGTGATCACCATGCGTTCGGACTTCCTTGGTGAGTGCTCTCAGTTCGAAGGCCTTCCTGAGGCCATCAACGAGGGCCAGTATCTGGTGCCGCGTATGACCCGTGATGAACGACGTGACGCCATTCAGGGTCCTATCGAGGTCTTTGGCGCGGAGATCAGTCCTGTTCTCCTGACGCGGCTCGTGAACGACGTTGGAGGCAACCCCGACCAACTTTCTCTGCTGCAGCACGCAGTGCATCGCACATGGGAGCGTTGGCGAGCCTCGGGAGGCACGTCCGGACCGTTGCTGCTGGAGCATTACGAAGCTGTAGGGACCATGGCGGGTGCGCTCGATCGCCACGCGGAGGAAGCGTTTAAGGATCTGAGCGAGATCCAACAAAAGCTTTGTGCTCGGATCTTCCGTGCACTCACCGACACCGGCACCGATTCACGTGGTATCCGGCGTCCCATGCCTTTGCGCACACTCTGTGCCGTCTGCGGTAGCGCGGAGGCTGAGGTACTGCGGGTCGTCGATCTCATGCGAAGCGCGCATTACTCCTTCCTCATGCCTCCTCCCATGCAGGCCGTACGTCAGGACACTGTCATCGACATCACGCACGAAATTCTGATGCGCGTCTGGCTGCGATTGAAGGACTGGGCCGAGGATGAGTCACGGTCCGCTGCCATCTATCGCCGTCTTGTAGAGTCTGCGGCACTCCACAAGGCGCATCGCGAAGCCCTGCTCGGCGATCCAGGGCTCCAAGCTTCGCTGGACTGGTATGACCAGCAACAGCCTAACGCTGCATGGGCCCGACTCTACTGTCCCGGCTTTGAATCGGCCATGCAGTTTCTCCGTCTGAGCAAAGAAGAACGGGATGCCGCTGAAGTGCAGAGGGATTTCCAGCATCGTTGGCAGACCGTCTCAACCGTTCTGGCGTCTCTTATGGCGGTGCTTTATCTGCTCGCACTTTATCGCGTCTTTCTCACGTTCAAATCCATCGAGGAAGCCCTTAACCAGGACCCGGCAAATCTGCTCCATCACCACAGGGTTCTGTCTTTCATCTCGTACATCTCTGAGAAGTTGCGGCAATCTCTCAACATCGATCCGGGACCTGCTGCGATCTTGAATGCGCTTTTACTCTTCTTCGTTGTCACGGTCGTTTGTTTTGGCAGCTTCCTTCTCGTCGATGCGATCTGCAAGAATGCCGCCCGACGTCTGTTCACGCCGCGCATGCTCCACAGACGCCTGATAGCCAGCCAATTTGAGGGATCCAATGCCAGCCAACCGCTGACTCTCCCGCTGCAGACCTGTACCACTGCTGAGCCAGTCCGACCCGCTGGATTCTGGTTGCGCTTTATCTCCGACTTGATGGACTCAGTCTTCCTTACTGTCCTTGGCGGCTTCTGCGTCATGACTACCAGCGTCGTTGCGGCCGTTGCTCACGTCAGCTCGAACGCTTCATCCAACATCGTGATCATTGCGACGATCGGTTTTTGTTGCACTTGTTGGCTCTATCCAGTGCTATGCATCATCGGTCCGGCACGCGGTACTTTGGGTGATGTTCTCTGCGGTCTCGCCGTCGTCCGCAAAGATTATCGTCGTTGCGGCTTCTGGAGGGCTCTTGGAAGAACCGTCACCAAGACAGTTCTTCTTTCGGTCTTCAGTGGTGTGCTGCTCGCTGCCATTGTCTTGCGCGAGAACAAGAGCCATCCGGTGACGGCTCGCTTCCTCCTTTACTCTTTTCTGCTCGGCTCACTCTCTTACCTCTTCATCGTCGTCTTCCGCCGCAAGCGTAGCTTGGCAGACCGCATCATGGGGACAACCGTCTTGCGTCGCAGGAGGCGCTACGCCGACGAGGTCGCAGCTTGA
- a CDS encoding ankyrin repeat domain-containing protein → MQAWPAAQAVVYGWTYRPFLRSGEPVIALIQSSISIVPPEVPPSAVPEPGLKPDSQIILSLQRTVCYGSCPEYTVILSNTGVTFEGGRWSAEDGTHHAPLEQDALRAVAKHMLDAGWFGLKDSYHGNWTDNPAQTITLSIDGKTKKVVDYVGTDAGMPDFVRDAEFEVDHLAGSDRWVKAASGLAMLLQAEGYDFKTYAAQSLLRSAASNGDASSVRELLAAGVARDTLAKPLQQIQTWGESWSGYDGLLTTAVRHPDVLKVMIASRVSSQNELEKNLAFVASVRAGQAESARLLLAYGADPTVSFGELKRHTDASAYWINDSTDLLTSAVKSANPEVVQLVLVTKEWKDPLRVRRGKFLVDLAYSANPENLNNLAECAHLLLQAGADVGATDDRGRTALHFARGASFAKELVEAGANVDAQDVDGNTPTFSTYDPDIFRILVRHGANLQIRNRAGQNAMQNPHRSAQEWAPIYAEFQAKPS, encoded by the coding sequence ATGCAAGCTTGGCCTGCGGCGCAAGCCGTTGTCTACGGTTGGACGTATCGACCTTTTCTTCGTAGTGGAGAACCTGTGATTGCTCTTATACAGAGCAGCATTTCGATTGTGCCACCGGAGGTTCCGCCAAGCGCCGTTCCAGAGCCAGGGCTGAAGCCGGACAGCCAGATCATCCTCTCGCTCCAACGCACGGTCTGTTACGGCTCGTGCCCCGAATACACTGTCATACTCAGCAACACTGGCGTGACCTTTGAAGGAGGGAGGTGGAGTGCTGAGGACGGCACACACCATGCCCCCTTGGAGCAGGACGCTTTGCGTGCAGTCGCAAAGCACATGCTCGATGCCGGCTGGTTCGGCCTCAAGGACAGCTATCACGGGAACTGGACCGACAATCCCGCACAGACGATCACACTATCCATCGACGGGAAGACCAAGAAGGTAGTCGATTACGTCGGCACAGATGCCGGGATGCCTGACTTTGTGCGTGACGCGGAGTTCGAAGTCGACCATCTGGCAGGGTCTGACCGTTGGGTGAAAGCGGCAAGCGGCCTGGCGATGCTGCTTCAGGCGGAGGGCTACGACTTCAAAACCTATGCAGCACAGAGCTTGCTACGCAGCGCAGCTTCCAACGGCGATGCCTCCAGCGTTCGTGAGCTTTTAGCGGCAGGCGTCGCCCGCGACACCTTGGCAAAGCCACTACAACAGATTCAGACCTGGGGTGAAAGTTGGAGCGGCTATGACGGTCTCTTAACCACCGCTGTCCGTCACCCTGATGTTCTGAAGGTGATGATCGCCTCCCGCGTGAGTTCACAAAATGAGTTGGAAAAAAACCTAGCCTTTGTCGCATCCGTTCGGGCTGGCCAAGCCGAGTCAGCGAGACTGCTGCTTGCGTATGGAGCTGATCCGACAGTGAGCTTCGGGGAACTGAAGCGACACACCGATGCGTCCGCTTACTGGATCAACGACAGCACCGACCTGCTCACCAGCGCAGTCAAGAGTGCAAATCCCGAAGTTGTGCAGCTCGTTTTGGTGACGAAAGAGTGGAAGGATCCTCTACGAGTACGTCGAGGCAAGTTTCTGGTTGATCTTGCGTATTCTGCCAATCCCGAAAACCTGAACAATTTGGCAGAATGCGCGCACCTCCTTTTACAGGCCGGAGCGGACGTGGGCGCAACCGACGATCGCGGACGCACCGCGTTGCATTTCGCACGTGGCGCATCCTTCGCCAAGGAATTGGTAGAGGCTGGTGCGAACGTGGATGCGCAAGACGTGGACGGGAATACGCCTACCTTTTCTACCTATGACCCTGACATATTCCGAATCCTAGTCCGGCACGGAGCAAACCTGCAGATTCGGAATAGGGCTGGTCAAAATGCGATGCAGAATCCCCATCGATCTGCCCAAGAATGGGCCCCCATTTACGCGGAGTTCCAGGCGAAACCTTCCTAA
- a CDS encoding TIR domain-containing protein: MSFDNHLFISYAHIDDIPLSVEQDGWVSQFHKDLWGMLTRKLGRKATIWRDPKLNGTDRFESRIVAQFAHSALLLSIVSPRYLESEWCQRELKEFCEIAERQEGLTISDRFRLIKVVKSPPFSDQTLPAIMRQMLGYDFYEISDDETPVELDPLFGKQYKEKYYAKLNKLAWELSKTLREMERGVLSPAQDAIEAPVPTVYLAECSYDQRDVREALDAELKARGYRILPESPLARDESTFLLQVEQCLRQSQLAIHLVGANYGAVPDGPSQKSIIVLQNELAIRICREQTLPRIIWMPESARSRSTAHNEFVTLLETDPETQFGADLITDDNPETIKTSITAALSKLQNTPEPPPVPVPGAVNRLIYVPCTVGDRRNLKELLQQLRALGYETELPAFEGSAEEMRAANQALMQQCAAIVIFYGSGTEAWKLSVRNEIRKVLGLGQLQGGVPVFTYLAAPSTETKLMIADVETNIIDALNGLTPEALAPLHRAIQAGAR; encoded by the coding sequence ATGAGCTTCGATAACCATCTTTTTATTAGTTATGCCCACATCGACGATATTCCGCTCAGCGTTGAACAAGACGGCTGGGTATCGCAGTTCCACAAAGACCTTTGGGGTATGCTCACCCGCAAGCTGGGACGCAAGGCAACGATCTGGCGCGATCCCAAGCTGAACGGGACGGATCGCTTTGAGAGCCGTATTGTCGCTCAGTTCGCGCACAGTGCCCTTCTGCTCTCCATCGTCAGCCCCCGTTATCTCGAATCGGAGTGGTGTCAGCGAGAGCTGAAGGAATTCTGCGAGATCGCGGAGCGACAGGAGGGACTTACTATTAGCGATCGCTTTCGCCTTATCAAGGTCGTAAAGTCGCCACCCTTCTCTGACCAGACGCTGCCCGCGATCATGCGACAGATGCTCGGCTACGATTTCTATGAGATCTCAGACGACGAAACTCCCGTTGAGTTGGACCCCCTCTTCGGCAAGCAATACAAGGAAAAGTACTATGCAAAGCTCAATAAGCTTGCATGGGAGTTATCGAAGACGCTTCGCGAGATGGAACGCGGCGTCCTGAGCCCTGCTCAGGACGCAATTGAAGCACCTGTCCCGACTGTCTACCTTGCTGAGTGCAGCTACGATCAGCGCGATGTCCGTGAGGCACTCGATGCAGAGCTAAAGGCGCGCGGCTACCGCATTCTGCCTGAGTCCCCGCTCGCGCGGGATGAATCCACGTTCCTACTCCAGGTGGAACAGTGCCTGCGTCAGAGCCAGCTTGCCATCCACCTGGTCGGAGCGAACTACGGCGCCGTTCCTGACGGTCCCAGCCAGAAGTCCATCATCGTTCTACAGAACGAGCTGGCGATCAGGATCTGCCGCGAACAGACGCTGCCTCGAATCATCTGGATGCCGGAGAGCGCGCGTTCCCGCAGTACCGCACATAACGAATTTGTCACCTTGCTCGAGACCGACCCTGAGACCCAGTTTGGCGCCGACCTGATAACCGACGATAACCCCGAAACCATCAAAACATCCATCACGGCGGCATTGTCAAAACTCCAGAATACACCGGAGCCGCCACCCGTTCCGGTTCCGGGCGCCGTCAATCGTCTGATCTATGTGCCATGCACCGTAGGCGACCGGCGCAACCTAAAGGAGCTGCTGCAGCAGTTACGCGCGTTGGGCTACGAAACGGAATTGCCCGCCTTTGAAGGGTCGGCGGAAGAGATGCGCGCCGCCAACCAGGCACTCATGCAGCAATGCGCCGCTATCGTTATCTTCTACGGCAGCGGAACTGAGGCCTGGAAGCTGTCCGTGCGCAATGAAATCCGAAAGGTACTCGGGCTCGGCCAGCTACAGGGCGGTGTGCCTGTCTTCACCTATCTCGCGGCTCCGTCGACGGAAACCAAGCTCATGATCGCGGACGTGGAAACTAATATCATCGACGCCCTCAACGGACTCACGCCCGAGGCGCTCGCACCGTTGCATAGAGCAATTCAGGCCGGCGCCCGATGA